The following proteins are co-located in the Bacillus pumilus genome:
- a CDS encoding GDP-mannose 4,6-dehydratase, giving the protein MSGFWNGKNVFVTGCTGLLGSYLVKELIDQGANVTGLVRDQVPRSNLYQGSQFEKMNVVQGALEDMQTIERALGEYEIDTVFHLAAQAIVGVANRHPVSTFEANILGTWNVLEACRRQPLIKRVIVASSDKAYGDQEQLPYDEEMPLNGKHPYDVSKSCADLISHTYYNTYGLPVCITRCGNLYGGGDLNFNRIIPQTIQLVLEGETPEIRSDGTFIRDYFYIEDAVKAYLLLAEKMEEKGLAGEAFNFSNEIQLTVLELVDKILKAMGSDLKPRILNQGTHEIKHQYLSAEKARKLLDWKPDYSIDEGLEKTIEWYREFFQK; this is encoded by the coding sequence ATGAGCGGATTTTGGAATGGCAAGAACGTATTTGTGACTGGATGTACAGGGCTGTTAGGAAGCTATCTCGTCAAGGAATTGATTGATCAAGGCGCCAACGTGACAGGGCTTGTGCGTGATCAGGTGCCAAGATCGAATTTATATCAAGGCAGTCAATTTGAAAAGATGAATGTGGTGCAAGGCGCATTGGAGGACATGCAAACGATTGAACGTGCGTTAGGAGAATACGAAATTGATACCGTCTTCCATTTGGCGGCCCAAGCCATTGTTGGGGTCGCAAATAGACATCCTGTTTCTACATTTGAAGCTAACATTTTAGGTACATGGAATGTGCTGGAGGCGTGCAGAAGACAGCCGCTGATCAAACGAGTGATTGTGGCTTCAAGTGACAAAGCATACGGTGATCAGGAGCAGCTTCCATATGATGAAGAGATGCCGCTTAACGGGAAACATCCGTATGATGTATCGAAAAGCTGTGCAGATTTGATTTCTCACACATACTACAACACATATGGTCTTCCGGTTTGTATTACGCGATGCGGCAATTTATACGGAGGCGGAGATTTGAATTTTAACCGAATTATTCCGCAAACCATTCAGCTAGTTTTAGAGGGGGAGACACCGGAAATTAGAAGTGACGGCACTTTTATTCGTGATTACTTCTACATTGAAGATGCGGTCAAGGCCTATTTGCTGCTAGCTGAAAAAATGGAGGAAAAAGGGCTGGCAGGAGAAGCCTTTAACTTTAGTAATGAAATTCAGCTGACGGTCCTTGAGCTCGTGGATAAGATTTTAAAGGCAATGGGAAGCGATCTGAAGCCTCGTATTTTGAATCAAGGAACGCATGAGATTAAGCATCAATATTTATCGGCAGAAAAAGCGAGAAAACTGCTTGATTGGAAGCCTGACTACTCCATTGATGAAGGTTTAGAAAAGACAATTGAATGGTACCGCGAATTTTTTCAGAAATAG
- a CDS encoding LysR family transcriptional regulator, translated as MNLHALRIFAKVAETKSVTQTADVLALTQPAVTAQLRSIEREIGFRLFKRNGRGITLTEMGKILYPYARQVFEAEKEVEYQITLLQSGKKGRLRIASTYVPLNFLLPDWLAAFKTASPQTEIELKSGNSAQVIESLLQYQSDVAIAVIEDLHHEEILISHLTHLSYDFIVPADHPLNGKTVPLERLSHEPFLMREEGSSTREKLFSLFTSKGIKKPTVDLQFSGVHEAIQMIKAGYGITLVPRDAVHKSLERKEIGRVYIEGIEIVRPVVICKRANDLEENKTVNAFLQMKDIDPFTTPATN; from the coding sequence ATGAATTTACATGCCCTCCGAATTTTTGCAAAGGTCGCAGAGACAAAAAGCGTCACACAAACGGCAGACGTGTTAGCATTGACACAGCCAGCTGTGACGGCTCAATTAAGGAGCATTGAACGAGAGATCGGTTTTCGCCTTTTTAAACGTAATGGCCGGGGAATTACACTCACGGAGATGGGGAAAATTCTGTATCCTTACGCCCGGCAAGTGTTTGAAGCTGAAAAGGAAGTAGAATATCAGATCACACTATTACAAAGCGGAAAAAAAGGGAGACTCCGAATCGCTTCTACCTACGTACCGCTCAACTTTTTGCTGCCTGATTGGCTTGCTGCTTTTAAAACAGCATCACCACAGACAGAAATTGAATTGAAAAGTGGAAACTCCGCTCAAGTCATAGAGAGCCTGCTTCAATATCAATCAGATGTGGCCATCGCTGTGATTGAAGATTTGCACCACGAGGAGATTCTCATCTCCCATTTGACTCATTTAAGCTATGATTTTATTGTCCCAGCGGACCATCCATTGAACGGAAAAACCGTCCCGCTTGAACGCCTGAGCCATGAACCTTTTTTAATGCGCGAAGAAGGCAGTTCCACAAGAGAAAAGCTCTTTTCTCTCTTTACCTCTAAAGGAATTAAAAAACCGACCGTTGATTTACAATTCAGCGGTGTCCATGAAGCGATTCAAATGATCAAAGCAGGCTATGGCATCACCCTTGTTCCACGTGATGCTGTTCACAAAAGTCTCGAACGGAAAGAAATTGGGCGCGTGTACATTGAAGGAATTGAAATCGTCAGACCTGTTGTTATCTGCAAACGAGCGAATGATCTTGAAGAAAATAAGACGGTGAATGCCTTCCTGCAAATGAAAGACATTGATCCGTTTACAACTCCTGCAACAAATTAA
- a CDS encoding aminoacyl-tRNA deacylase yields MRKLPAHDFLDKLGIPYDIKTFSSETEKGAANVAAALGFRERQMIKTLIFETGEGEQLLVMVGADQHIKSGKLKKAAGSRNIKMAAPDTVLEVTGYRIGSIPPFCWQPEGFRTMIEASLLEEEVLGVGAGEWGNEILITPERLVKAAKALPFDIVQPSE; encoded by the coding sequence GTGAGAAAATTACCGGCACATGATTTTTTGGACAAGCTCGGCATCCCATATGACATCAAAACATTTTCTTCCGAAACAGAAAAAGGTGCAGCAAATGTAGCGGCAGCCCTTGGTTTTCGTGAAAGACAAATGATCAAAACATTGATCTTTGAAACAGGGGAAGGGGAGCAGCTGCTTGTGATGGTTGGCGCTGACCAGCATATCAAATCAGGAAAACTAAAGAAAGCGGCCGGCTCCCGTAATATCAAAATGGCTGCACCGGACACGGTTCTTGAAGTGACGGGCTATCGAATTGGTTCGATTCCGCCATTTTGCTGGCAGCCTGAAGGCTTCCGCACGATGATCGAAGCTTCGCTATTAGAAGAAGAGGTATTAGGAGTTGGAGCGGGCGAATGGGGAAATGAAATACTGATAACACCAGAACGATTAGTCAAAGCGGCCAAGGCTTTACCGTTTGACATTGTTCAGCCATCTGAATAG
- a CDS encoding DUF1540 domain-containing protein — MAQNVLCEVNSCRFWAKNSCTASTIKIGKSTMTDVTRNAETDCETFETK; from the coding sequence ATGGCACAAAACGTACTTTGTGAAGTGAACTCTTGCCGTTTTTGGGCTAAAAACAGCTGTACAGCTTCTACAATTAAAATTGGTAAAAGCACAATGACTGACGTGACTCGCAATGCAGAAACTGATTGCGAAACATTTGAAACAAAATAA
- a CDS encoding DUF3900 domain-containing protein: protein MDFTMRFLSFFVVEVEGKDEQANKRFKHYQTLDQEEFEQSELKDFLDGELKKIVKRKVDRHPKSEQVPTKIGRFIVEPGHELDSNPNYNLFHQTRFADSKEVFNECSEQFVRTYLDTSAVRGGVFLVASAVPKKYFDDSFVFIMKCDFEQKVASIADTSTLIRKVEMAITTKNMKSIQYPFMPEEGMTEEAEVKIHQSSHARYFEDFLKFVEYGESMPEIMKSQVMNMVQEQVFETLQDESEELKQFEEDLEIWEASEKREIRERLDTEQVTLAASHIVEQTPDITMKMRLGETEIKGLLADFGHSIHIAKVNNRYVVLVEADQIVFEKGSTPVEFHKPNGLKEVVSQLTQKAYDSDID, encoded by the coding sequence ATGGATTTTACGATGCGTTTTCTATCATTCTTTGTCGTTGAAGTCGAAGGCAAAGATGAACAAGCAAATAAACGATTTAAACATTATCAAACATTAGACCAAGAGGAATTTGAACAAAGTGAGCTGAAGGACTTTTTAGACGGAGAGCTGAAAAAAATCGTCAAACGAAAAGTGGACAGACACCCTAAATCTGAACAAGTACCGACCAAAATTGGCCGTTTCATTGTAGAACCGGGCCATGAGCTCGATTCAAATCCAAACTATAATTTATTTCATCAGACAAGATTTGCTGATTCAAAAGAAGTATTTAATGAGTGCAGTGAACAGTTTGTTCGCACGTATTTAGATACAAGTGCTGTCAGAGGCGGCGTTTTTTTAGTTGCGTCTGCGGTTCCTAAAAAGTATTTCGATGACTCCTTTGTCTTTATCATGAAATGCGATTTTGAACAGAAAGTCGCTTCTATCGCCGATACATCTACCTTGATTCGAAAAGTCGAAATGGCCATTACAACCAAAAACATGAAATCAATTCAATATCCGTTTATGCCAGAAGAGGGCATGACAGAGGAAGCAGAAGTGAAAATTCACCAGTCCTCACACGCCCGTTATTTTGAGGACTTTCTAAAATTCGTCGAATACGGAGAATCAATGCCTGAAATCATGAAATCACAGGTCATGAATATGGTGCAGGAACAAGTATTTGAAACATTACAGGATGAAAGTGAAGAATTAAAACAATTTGAAGAGGACCTTGAAATATGGGAAGCGAGTGAGAAACGAGAGATCAGGGAACGACTTGATACAGAACAGGTTACGTTAGCAGCTTCACACATTGTTGAACAAACCCCTGATATCACGATGAAAATGCGTCTAGGGGAAACGGAAATCAAAGGTCTTCTAGCAGACTTTGGCCACTCAATCCATATTGCGAAGGTCAACAATCGATATGTCGTGCTGGTTGAAGCAGACCAAATCGTATTCGAAAAAGGAAGCACACCTGTTGAATTCCATAAACCAAATGGCTTAAAAGAGGTCGTCAGCCAGCTGACGCAAAAAGCATACGATTCAGACATAGATTAA
- a CDS encoding MFS transporter, with the protein MGNKFWFYTGSKSLLMLSDILFVMTITFVIYQDTQSVAYAALFPLIRTLCQLLAGLISPVLTDRFQAYRLLKWVPLLRLVMLIVFTSQFHFFQQHMVWMFGALMLISMTGGFISPLLQAIMPMLVPANQLVKANSTASIFHQMVQIAGYSFTGMLVLWIGPFYLLGITCLMIVLSYLFFIPVFPLLKQEDIDRKANKMNSFKDGWAIIWTNKTIRTLTFMDVCENIAGAVWIGAITLAFVTHDLKESEDWWGFINAAYYTGAIIGGLLAAWMSRFIQKQLLLFMAAGSFIYAVLTILFALNSLPWLALLLCILMGPAYQIRDVSQQTILQTETPVHDLSKVYSAHYVLSSVSVGLSIFFVGVIADAFGARFVYLLGGLFVLVCSGIAILAFMRQKKRAAV; encoded by the coding sequence ATGGGAAACAAGTTTTGGTTTTATACAGGCAGTAAAAGCCTTCTCATGCTAAGTGATATTCTTTTTGTGATGACGATCACGTTTGTGATCTATCAAGATACACAATCTGTTGCCTATGCGGCTCTATTTCCGCTAATAAGAACGCTATGCCAGCTATTAGCTGGGCTCATCTCCCCTGTTTTGACAGATCGCTTTCAAGCCTATCGTCTATTGAAATGGGTCCCACTTTTACGTCTTGTGATGCTCATCGTGTTTACATCCCAATTTCATTTCTTTCAGCAGCATATGGTCTGGATGTTTGGTGCGCTCATGTTGATTTCGATGACAGGCGGATTCATCAGTCCTTTATTACAGGCCATCATGCCAATGCTTGTGCCAGCAAATCAGCTTGTGAAAGCGAACAGTACAGCCTCCATTTTTCATCAAATGGTTCAAATCGCCGGCTATTCGTTTACTGGAATGCTCGTCTTGTGGATTGGGCCATTTTATTTACTGGGGATTACTTGTCTCATGATTGTGTTGTCTTATTTGTTTTTCATCCCTGTTTTTCCTCTTCTCAAGCAAGAAGACATAGATCGAAAAGCAAATAAGATGAACAGTTTCAAGGATGGCTGGGCGATTATTTGGACAAATAAAACGATTCGCACCCTGACCTTTATGGATGTTTGTGAAAATATAGCAGGTGCTGTTTGGATCGGGGCTATTACGCTTGCCTTTGTCACACACGATTTAAAGGAAAGTGAGGATTGGTGGGGCTTTATCAATGCTGCTTATTATACTGGCGCCATTATAGGTGGGCTCTTGGCTGCGTGGATGAGTCGTTTCATTCAAAAGCAGCTGCTCCTCTTTATGGCAGCAGGTTCATTCATCTATGCAGTCCTGACCATTCTTTTTGCACTGAACAGCCTTCCGTGGCTTGCTCTATTGCTTTGTATTTTGATGGGACCTGCCTATCAAATCCGGGATGTTTCGCAGCAAACCATTCTTCAAACGGAAACACCAGTCCATGATTTATCAAAGGTGTATTCCGCTCACTACGTCCTTTCTTCAGTATCTGTCGGTTTATCTATATTCTTTGTTGGGGTCATCGCAGATGCATTCGGAGCGCGGTTTGTGTATTTGTTAGGCGGTCTGTTTGTGCTCGTCTGTTCCGGTATTGCCATCCTCGCTTTTATGAGACAGAAAAAAAGAGCGGCTGTTTAA
- a CDS encoding MFS transporter: MDRRQKQVVSISLITAFALIGDSMLYVVLPIYWREVGLSSIWEVGLLLSINRFIRTPLTPVVWWLYRYVPMKTGVLIAILIASVTTILYGVSGFWLLLICRCVWGLAWTLLRMSGMRLIAEMDEGSQGHLTGLYNGLYRLGSLFGMLFGGLFASFIGFQSMTLIFGLLTLLGCIFYVSLDDIEKGQGKEVYLGIKQKWFARDVVKVLLTGMLVALVIQGLFASTLSHVIEAKIGHGEFALFGYVIGASALSGGIQAIRWGWEPFVAPRTGRWFDRLVLKERMLCWMFLSFGGLSILAVMLKVSGWFLVMLLLIQLLSTILTTMTDTLAFQKASTQTDKNRFLASYSFVQDIGAALGPLCGYTMIQFFGSSSVFWLMIIISLLLLSMWAVGGRLHVSSDAA, translated from the coding sequence ATGGACCGTCGTCAAAAGCAAGTCGTCTCAATCTCGCTCATCACAGCGTTTGCACTTATTGGAGATTCAATGCTTTATGTTGTTCTTCCGATCTATTGGAGAGAGGTTGGTTTATCATCGATTTGGGAGGTCGGATTACTGCTGTCGATCAATCGATTCATTCGCACCCCTCTAACGCCTGTTGTTTGGTGGCTATACCGATATGTGCCAATGAAGACTGGCGTATTGATTGCTATCTTGATCGCCTCAGTGACAACGATACTATATGGTGTCAGCGGTTTTTGGCTGCTGCTGATCTGCCGCTGCGTATGGGGATTGGCATGGACTTTACTTCGTATGAGTGGAATGCGGTTGATTGCTGAAATGGATGAAGGCTCACAAGGCCATTTGACGGGTCTTTATAACGGGCTTTACCGCCTTGGCAGTTTATTCGGCATGTTATTTGGCGGCCTATTCGCAAGCTTCATCGGCTTCCAATCCATGACGCTCATCTTTGGTTTACTCACATTGCTAGGCTGCATTTTTTATGTGTCTTTGGATGATATTGAAAAGGGGCAAGGTAAAGAAGTGTATCTAGGCATTAAACAGAAGTGGTTTGCACGAGATGTAGTAAAAGTACTGCTGACTGGTATGCTTGTAGCACTAGTGATACAAGGTTTATTTGCTTCAACGCTAAGTCATGTGATTGAAGCAAAGATCGGTCATGGTGAATTTGCTCTTTTCGGTTATGTCATAGGCGCATCTGCTTTAAGTGGAGGGATTCAAGCGATCAGATGGGGATGGGAACCATTTGTCGCACCGAGAACAGGCAGATGGTTTGACAGGCTTGTGCTCAAGGAACGAATGCTTTGCTGGATGTTTCTTTCGTTTGGAGGTCTCAGTATTCTTGCAGTCATGCTGAAGGTAAGTGGCTGGTTTCTTGTTATGTTGCTTTTGATCCAGCTGCTGTCAACGATCCTAACGACGATGACAGATACGCTTGCTTTTCAAAAAGCCTCTACTCAAACAGATAAGAACCGCTTCCTTGCAAGCTATTCCTTCGTTCAAGATATTGGTGCTGCTTTAGGACCTTTGTGCGGGTATACGATGATTCAATTTTTTGGATCGAGCAGCGTCTTCTGGCTGATGATCATCATAAGCTTACTGCTTTTAAGCATGTGGGCGGTAGGCGGCCGGCTACATGTCTCTTCTGATGCAGCGTAA
- the rfbF gene encoding glucose-1-phosphate cytidylyltransferase — translation MKAVILCGGKGTRMSEVTQALPKPLAMIGDRPILWHIMKIYQYYGVDEFILLLGYKGEKIKEYFLNYDWRNHSMQLDMSTREMKLLGKSESWKITFLDTGENTMTGGRLKQVQDYIGDETFMMTYGDGLANINMFHLLKRHQDLGAAATVTGIEKMSQYGTLKVYNGMAQSFSEKTDSIGMINGGFFVLSPKVFDYLTDDDQCVFEAEPLQHLANDGELAVYEHHGFWTAIDTYKNLKEINGMWAEGKQPWKVW, via the coding sequence ATGAAAGCAGTCATTCTCTGCGGAGGAAAGGGAACGAGAATGAGTGAGGTCACACAAGCGCTTCCTAAACCACTTGCTATGATCGGAGATCGGCCTATTCTATGGCATATTATGAAAATCTATCAGTATTACGGTGTAGACGAGTTTATCTTATTGCTTGGATATAAAGGAGAGAAGATCAAAGAGTATTTTCTCAACTACGACTGGCGGAATCACAGCATGCAGCTGGATATGTCGACAAGAGAAATGAAGCTTTTAGGGAAATCAGAAAGCTGGAAAATCACCTTTTTAGATACGGGCGAGAATACGATGACAGGCGGACGTTTAAAACAGGTGCAGGACTACATTGGTGATGAGACATTTATGATGACGTATGGTGATGGGCTCGCCAATATCAATATGTTTCATTTGCTCAAGCGCCATCAAGATCTTGGGGCAGCTGCCACTGTCACGGGAATTGAAAAGATGTCACAGTACGGGACGCTGAAGGTGTATAACGGGATGGCACAATCCTTCTCTGAGAAGACAGACAGTATCGGGATGATCAATGGAGGATTTTTTGTGTTGTCTCCAAAGGTATTTGATTATTTGACAGACGATGATCAATGCGTGTTCGAAGCGGAGCCTCTTCAACATCTGGCGAATGATGGAGAGCTTGCGGTTTATGAGCACCACGGGTTTTGGACAGCAATTGATACGTATAAAAATCTGAAGGAAATCAATGGCATGTGGGCAGAAGGAAAACAACCATGGAAGGTTTGGTGA
- a CDS encoding putative nucleotide-diphospho-sugar transferase — translation MNSIYCTVLSSGRLYQAIAFFLSLKQVEDDAVIKTLCMDDAAFDLLRQMNFPHVDLVHVRELETPELLEKKEERDASEYCWTLKPMWIERLFEQEKTEEVTYFDADLFFYESPQVIFQNQPDASVLLSRGDIVIPSFDPEEVKMLQKLLGRYNSGFLHFKGDEAGRKCLSWWKEECLKECKNAPGEGKFGDQGYLDHMPMLFEKVEDIKTKGVNIGHWNYGQHSYREENGRILLEDGSPLICYHFSGFRIVSKDHMQQIHEKGRNDLPFFQEAYREMLRHVIESVERVNPMFNGYAKLEGDDA, via the coding sequence ATGAACAGCATATATTGTACGGTTCTATCAAGTGGAAGACTTTATCAAGCCATTGCGTTTTTCTTATCGTTGAAGCAAGTAGAAGATGATGCTGTCATCAAGACGTTATGTATGGATGATGCTGCATTTGATTTGCTTCGTCAAATGAATTTCCCACATGTCGATCTTGTTCACGTACGGGAGCTTGAAACGCCGGAGCTGCTAGAGAAAAAAGAGGAACGGGATGCGTCGGAATATTGCTGGACATTAAAGCCGATGTGGATTGAGAGGTTATTTGAACAGGAGAAGACGGAGGAAGTGACATATTTTGATGCGGATTTGTTCTTTTATGAGAGCCCGCAAGTCATTTTTCAAAACCAGCCGGATGCCTCTGTTTTACTATCGAGAGGAGATATTGTCATTCCAAGCTTTGATCCAGAGGAAGTGAAAATGCTTCAGAAGCTTTTAGGGCGCTATAACTCGGGCTTCCTACACTTTAAAGGAGATGAAGCCGGGCGGAAGTGTCTCAGCTGGTGGAAAGAAGAATGTCTAAAAGAATGCAAAAATGCACCGGGAGAAGGCAAGTTTGGAGACCAAGGGTATCTGGATCATATGCCGATGCTATTTGAAAAAGTAGAAGATATTAAAACAAAGGGCGTCAATATTGGTCATTGGAACTATGGGCAGCATTCCTATCGGGAAGAGAATGGGCGTATTCTGCTTGAGGATGGGAGCCCGCTCATTTGCTATCATTTCAGCGGCTTTCGAATCGTGAGCAAGGATCATATGCAGCAAATCCATGAAAAAGGGAGAAATGACTTGCCATTTTTCCAAGAAGCCTATCGGGAAATGCTTCGTCATGTGATTGAATCTGTGGAGCGAGTCAACCCAATGTTTAACGGCTATGCCAAACTCGAGGGGGATGACGCATGA
- a CDS encoding 6-phospho-beta-glucosidase, which translates to MAKGLKVVTIGGGSSYTPELVEGFIKRYDEFPISELWLVDIEAGKEKLEIVGDLAKRMVKKAGLPIDVHLTLDRKKALAGADFVTTQFRVGLLEARMKDERIPLKYDVIGQETNGPGGLFKGLRTIPVILDIVKDIEELCPDAWLVNFTNPAGMVTEAVLRYSNHRKVVGLCNVPIGIRMGIAKGLDVDASRVEVSFAGLNHMVFGLNVFLDGKSIMDQVIEDMADPNSTMSMNNIQAIPWDADFLKGLGVIPCPYHRYYYKTSDMLAEEKKAAANEGTRAEVVRTLENDLFELYKDPDLDIKPPQLEKRGGAYYSDAACNLIASIYNDKHDIQPVNTINNGAISDIPNDSAVELNCVITKDGPKPIAVGEMPVAVKGLISQIKSFERVAAEAAVTGDYNTALVAMTINPLVPSDAIAKSILDEMLEAHKEYLPQFFNTVEA; encoded by the coding sequence ATGGCAAAAGGATTAAAGGTTGTCACAATTGGCGGAGGATCAAGCTATACACCAGAGCTTGTGGAAGGATTCATTAAACGGTACGATGAATTTCCGATTAGCGAACTTTGGCTCGTCGATATTGAAGCAGGAAAAGAAAAGCTTGAGATCGTTGGAGACCTCGCAAAACGAATGGTCAAAAAAGCAGGACTTCCAATCGACGTCCATTTAACATTAGACCGGAAGAAAGCGCTTGCGGGAGCTGATTTTGTCACAACACAATTCCGTGTCGGACTGCTTGAAGCACGCATGAAGGATGAACGCATTCCTTTAAAATATGATGTCATTGGTCAGGAAACAAATGGTCCAGGCGGCTTATTCAAAGGGCTGCGCACCATTCCTGTCATTCTTGATATTGTCAAAGATATTGAAGAATTATGCCCTGACGCATGGCTAGTGAATTTCACGAACCCTGCCGGTATGGTCACAGAAGCAGTTCTTCGCTATTCAAACCACCGCAAAGTCGTTGGCCTATGTAACGTGCCAATCGGCATTCGCATGGGTATCGCCAAAGGGCTGGATGTAGATGCAAGCAGAGTCGAAGTCAGCTTTGCTGGATTAAACCATATGGTATTTGGACTCAACGTGTTCTTAGATGGCAAAAGCATCATGGATCAAGTCATCGAAGATATGGCAGATCCAAACTCCACGATGTCGATGAACAACATTCAAGCAATCCCGTGGGATGCAGATTTCTTAAAAGGTCTTGGCGTGATTCCTTGTCCGTACCACCGCTACTACTACAAAACAAGTGATATGCTGGCTGAAGAAAAGAAAGCAGCAGCGAACGAAGGGACTCGTGCAGAAGTCGTTCGTACACTAGAAAATGACCTGTTCGAGCTTTACAAAGACCCTGATCTTGATATCAAGCCGCCACAGCTTGAAAAACGAGGCGGTGCCTACTACAGTGATGCAGCTTGTAACTTGATTGCTTCGATTTATAACGACAAGCATGACATTCAGCCTGTGAACACGATCAATAATGGCGCCATCAGCGACATTCCAAATGATTCTGCGGTTGAACTGAACTGTGTCATCACAAAAGACGGCCCAAAACCAATCGCTGTTGGTGAAATGCCGGTCGCTGTGAAAGGACTGATTTCTCAAATTAAATCCTTTGAACGTGTAGCCGCTGAAGCTGCCGTTACAGGCGATTACAACACAGCACTTGTGGCAATGACCATCAACCCGCTTGTCCCATCAGATGCCATCGCAAAAAGCATCCTAGATGAAATGCTAGAAGCACACAAAGAGTATTTGCCTCAGTTTTTCAATACAGTAGAAGCTTAA
- a CDS encoding MurR/RpiR family transcriptional regulator, which yields MFSSEVISSFNELESALYRYIMENSEKVVYMRIRDLADAAHISTSSVLRFCRKVNCEGFSEFKVKLKMYLESEQTPSLKSTQHFLYEFIERTLKGDFEEKIKEAARLIAEAKNVLFIGTGSSGILAQYGARYFSSLEKFSFYINDPFFPMNMQYLDNSVTIVLSVTGENRITIDHISKLKREGSTIISITNNQHCTISRISDLNIAYYVTDERVHRANITTQTPVVYILETMAREMFAMLKEK from the coding sequence ATGTTTTCAAGTGAGGTCATTTCCAGCTTTAATGAACTAGAAAGCGCTTTATACCGATACATCATGGAAAACAGTGAAAAGGTCGTGTATATGAGAATTCGGGACTTAGCAGATGCTGCTCATATTTCCACCTCGTCTGTCCTTCGCTTTTGCCGAAAAGTGAATTGTGAAGGCTTTTCAGAGTTTAAAGTAAAGCTCAAAATGTATTTAGAATCAGAGCAAACACCTTCTTTGAAAAGCACCCAGCATTTTCTATATGAATTTATAGAACGAACACTCAAAGGGGACTTTGAGGAGAAAATCAAAGAGGCAGCAAGGCTCATTGCCGAAGCGAAAAATGTGCTGTTTATCGGGACTGGCAGCTCTGGCATTTTGGCGCAGTATGGGGCAAGGTACTTTTCGAGTCTTGAGAAATTTTCATTTTACATCAATGATCCGTTTTTCCCGATGAATATGCAGTATTTAGACAATAGTGTCACCATTGTGCTGTCTGTAACAGGGGAGAACCGTATTACGATTGATCATATTTCGAAGTTAAAACGAGAAGGAAGCACAATCATTAGTATTACAAACAATCAGCACTGCACGATTTCGCGAATTTCTGATTTAAATATTGCCTATTACGTCACAGATGAACGAGTGCACAGAGCCAATATCACCACACAAACACCGGTCGTGTATATATTAGAAACAATGGCCCGTGAGATGTTTGCGATGTTAAAAGAAAAGTAA